A region from the Motacilla alba alba isolate MOTALB_02 chromosome 10, Motacilla_alba_V1.0_pri, whole genome shotgun sequence genome encodes:
- the RBPMS2 gene encoding RNA-binding protein with multiple splicing 2 yields the protein MSNLNKDTEHTNGGGTVEEEVRTLFVSGLPVDIKPRELYLLFRPFKGYEGSLIKLTSKQPVGFVTFDSRAGAEAAKNALNGIRFDPENPQTLRLEFAKANTKMAKSKLMATPNPTNIHPALGAHFIARDPYDLTGAALIPASPEAWAPYPLYTTELTPAIPHAAFTYPAAAAAAAALHAQMRWYPPSEATQQGWKSRQFC from the exons ATGAGCAACCTCAACAAGGACACCGAGCACACCAACGGCGGCGGCACCGTCGAGGAGGAG GTACGGACGCTGTTTGTCAGTGGCCTTCCAGTGGATATCAAACCCAGAGAGCTCTACCTTCTCTTCCGGCCATTCAAG GGTTATGAGGGGTCACTGATCAAGCTGACTTCAAAGCAG CCAGTGGGTTTTGTGACCTTCGACAGCCGGGCTGGCGCTGAAGCAGCCAAGAACGCCTTGAAT GGCATCCGCTTCGACCCCGAGAACCCCCAGACGTTGCGGTTAGAGTTCGCTAAAGCCAACACGAAGATGGCCAAGAGCAAGCTGATGGCTACACCCAACCCCACCAACATCCACCCTGCCTTGGGTGCACACTTCATTGCACGGGACCCCT ATGACCTGACTGGAGCGGCTCTCATCCCAGCGTCCCCGGAGGCGTGGGCTCCCTACCCCCTGTACACCACGGAGCTGACCCCTGCCATCCCCCACGCCGCCTTCACGTACCCGGCCGCTGctgccgcggccgccgctcTTCACGCTCAG ATGCGCTGGTATCCTCCCTCTGAAGCTACCCAGCAAGGATGGAAGTCTCGTCAGTTTTGTTAG